The following proteins are encoded in a genomic region of Primulina huaijiensis isolate GDHJ02 unplaced genomic scaffold, ASM1229523v2 scaffold207304, whole genome shotgun sequence:
- the LOC140966601 gene encoding auxin response factor 9-like produces the protein MKQDQVQVPTKEVQSRQNQSHSFRSRTKVQMQGVAVGRAVDLTALNGYEELITEIEEMFEIKGELRPRNKLEIVFTDDEGDMMLMGDDPWPEFCNMVRRIFICPSQDVKKMKGTKITLPPSAECED, from the exons ATGAAGCAAGACCAAGTGCAAGTACCAACCAAGGAGGTTCAGAGCAGACAGAATCAAAGTCATTCGTTTAGAAGTCGCACTAAG GTACAAATGCAAGGGGTTGCTGTTGGTCGAGCTGTGGATTTAACAGCATTGAATGGATATGAAGAACTTATAACTGAAATAGAAGAGATGTTTGAAATCAAGGGAGAGCTGCGACCCCGAAATAAGCTGGAAATAGTGTTCACAGATGACGAAGGGGATATGATGCTAATGGGTGACGATCCATGGCC AGAATTCTGTAACATGGTTCGAAGAATTTTCATCTGTCCTAGCCAAGATGTGAAGAAAATGAAAGGCACCAAGATCACTTTACCTCCATCTGCAGAATGCGAAGATTGA